A window of the Microbacterium sp. LWH13-1.2 genome harbors these coding sequences:
- a CDS encoding transcriptional regulator: MTDTPSAPHPRTRLDDNFASPIRFSLMASLSDGVELDFAALREILQCGDSPLSKAISHLQAAEYIVARKGSLGSRPRTWVHSTSAGRAAFAGHLQALREIVALGGGPAL; this comes from the coding sequence GTGACTGACACCCCATCGGCGCCGCACCCGCGAACCCGCCTCGACGACAACTTCGCGTCGCCGATCCGGTTCTCCCTCATGGCGTCCCTCAGTGACGGCGTCGAGCTCGACTTCGCGGCGCTGCGCGAGATCCTCCAATGCGGTGACTCGCCGCTGAGCAAGGCCATCTCGCATCTTCAGGCCGCGGAATACATCGTCGCGCGCAAGGGAAGTCTCGGCAGTCGCCCTCGCACGTGGGTCCATTCGACTTCTGCCGGCCGCGCAGCCTTCGCCGGACATCTCCAGGCCCTGCGCGAGATCGTCGCGCTCGGGGGCGGTCCCGCGCTGTGA
- the rpsO gene encoding 30S ribosomal protein S15, with amino-acid sequence MALEADVKKAIIEEYATHPGDTGSPEVQAAMLTQRIKDLTEHLKEHKHDHHSRRGLFLLVGQRRRLLGYLQSVDIERYRSLIARLGLRR; translated from the coding sequence ATGGCACTGGAAGCAGACGTCAAGAAGGCGATCATCGAAGAGTACGCGACGCACCCCGGTGACACCGGATCCCCCGAGGTGCAGGCCGCGATGCTGACGCAGCGCATCAAGGACCTCACCGAGCACCTGAAGGAGCACAAGCACGACCACCACTCGCGTCGTGGCCTGTTCCTGCTCGTGGGTCAGCGCCGTCGTCTGCTCGGCTACCTCCAGAGCGTCGACATCGAGCGTTACCGCTCGCTGATCGCACGCCTGGGTCTCCGCCGATAA
- a CDS encoding YceI family protein has translation MTSIDIPGYRAGTWVLDPSHSEVTFSVRHMMISKVRGTFGVKSATLIAPENPLEARVEASVDVTSIDTKDEGRDTHLRSGDFFDTENFPTMEFVSTGARAEGGELFVDGDLTIRGITKPVSFELDFGGFGSDPWGNYKAGASAKTVINREDFGLTWNAALETGGVLVGKDVTISLDLQGALQQD, from the coding sequence ATGACCAGCATCGACATTCCCGGCTACCGCGCAGGCACCTGGGTGCTCGACCCGTCGCACAGCGAGGTCACCTTCAGTGTGCGCCACATGATGATCTCCAAGGTGCGCGGCACCTTCGGCGTGAAGAGCGCGACGCTCATCGCCCCCGAGAACCCCCTCGAGGCTCGCGTCGAGGCGAGCGTCGACGTCACCTCGATCGACACGAAGGACGAGGGGCGCGACACGCACCTCCGCTCGGGCGACTTCTTCGACACCGAGAACTTCCCGACTATGGAGTTCGTCTCCACCGGTGCACGTGCCGAGGGCGGCGAGCTCTTCGTCGACGGCGACCTGACCATCCGCGGCATCACCAAGCCGGTCAGCTTCGAGCTGGACTTCGGCGGCTTCGGCTCTGACCCGTGGGGCAACTACAAGGCCGGCGCTTCGGCGAAGACGGTCATCAACCGCGAGGACTTCGGCCTGACGTGGAACGCGGCGCTCGAGACCGGCGGCGTGCTCGTCGGCAAGGACGTCACGATCAGCCTCGACCTGCAGGGCGCGCTGCAGCAGGACTGA